The following are from one region of the Sulfurimicrobium lacus genome:
- a CDS encoding DUF3999 family protein, with protein sequence MMRWLAMLLLPLCAQAADLPGAWQHWQYFRAMQNPSAPSAWQSAMLPAEIYGPAQNGLADLRVIDRDGKEVPYLLHAQQEQCRRAWRNAPVSDTGFIPGQYSQAVIDTGPDGAPHNAVQLTLEQKDFFTWTEISASDDRLNWRIVREKAPLFRFEQEGMTNGQVLTYPSTRSRWLRLRFLQGEKALQASTARITEETRTAARRVPLPASFNLAARQPEGETLLEADLGKTRPPVSAIRFETSQAEFHRRVTVSASDDGKTWRNAGQGHIYRYADEGKQRIELEVVFPEIHARLWRVALLNRNDPALPGLRLEMRGVPRQVAFKREAEQDYRLLYGNARAAAPSYELAQLVRSEPWQTAPAALLGPQQDNGAYVSGDAWSERHPWLLWTALLVAVGGLAWMAINALRFGKVEAQEEDK encoded by the coding sequence ATGATGCGCTGGCTCGCCATGCTGCTATTACCCCTTTGCGCGCAGGCTGCCGACCTGCCCGGCGCGTGGCAGCATTGGCAATATTTCCGCGCGATGCAGAACCCATCCGCGCCGTCGGCCTGGCAGAGCGCCATGCTGCCGGCGGAAATTTACGGCCCGGCGCAGAACGGCCTTGCCGACCTGCGCGTGATCGACCGCGACGGCAAGGAAGTGCCTTACCTGCTGCATGCGCAACAGGAACAATGCCGGCGCGCGTGGCGCAATGCGCCCGTCAGCGACACCGGCTTCATTCCCGGGCAATACAGCCAGGCCGTCATCGATACCGGCCCGGACGGCGCGCCCCACAATGCCGTTCAGCTCACCCTCGAACAAAAGGATTTTTTCACCTGGACGGAAATCTCTGCCAGCGACGACCGCCTCAACTGGCGCATCGTGCGCGAAAAAGCGCCGCTGTTCCGCTTCGAGCAGGAAGGGATGACCAACGGCCAGGTGCTGACCTACCCCAGCACTCGTTCGCGCTGGCTGCGGCTGCGCTTCCTGCAGGGCGAAAAGGCGCTGCAGGCCAGCACCGCGCGCATCACCGAGGAAACCAGAACTGCGGCCCGGCGCGTCCCGCTTCCGGCCAGCTTCAACCTGGCCGCCCGGCAGCCCGAGGGAGAAACCCTGCTGGAGGCCGACCTGGGAAAAACGCGCCCGCCGGTGTCCGCCATCCGTTTCGAGACCAGCCAGGCGGAATTCCACCGTCGGGTAACAGTCAGCGCCAGCGACGACGGCAAGACCTGGCGCAACGCGGGGCAGGGCCATATTTACCGCTACGCGGACGAGGGCAAGCAGCGCATCGAGCTGGAGGTCGTTTTTCCGGAAATCCACGCCAGGCTCTGGCGCGTGGCGCTACTGAACCGCAACGACCCCGCGCTGCCCGGACTGCGCCTGGAAATGCGCGGCGTACCGCGCCAGGTGGCGTTCAAGCGTGAAGCCGAGCAGGATTACCGCCTGCTGTACGGCAATGCGCGCGCGGCCGCGCCGAGCTATGAACTGGCGCAACTGGTCCGTTCGGAGCCCTGGCAGACTGCGCCCGCGGCACTGCTCGGCCCGCAGCAGGACAACGGCGCTTATGTCAGCGGGGACGCATGGAGCGAACGCCACCCCTGGCTGCTGTGGACTGCTCTGCTCGTCGCGGTTGGGGGTTTGGCCTGGATGGCCATCAATGCGCTACGCTTCGGTAAGGTCGAGGCGCAGGAAGAGGACAAGTGA
- the leuA gene encoding 2-isopropylmalate synthase: protein MKTFDHTKYRPAAAVPIRQRQWPNNTITRAPRWVSVDLRDGNQALLEPMDVARKRRMWALLVKLGFKEIEVGFPAASQPDYDFIRWLIEEQQIPADVTVQVLTQAREELIVRSFEALRGAKRAVMHVYNSTSTVQRERVFGKDRAGITAIARNGAAWVKREAEKYPATEWVFEYTPESFTSTEPEYAVEICEAVLDVWQPTPQHPCILNLPTTVESATPNVFADQVEYFATHISRRDSIVLSVHTHNDRGCAVAAAELAVLAGADRVEGTLLGNGERTGNMDIVTMAMNLYSQGVDPELDLSSPDEILQVYSECTGFSVHPRHPWIGELVYTAFSGSHQDAIRKCLHQQRADEPWQVAYLPIDPRDLGRDYQAVVRVNSQSGKGGVAFVMERDYGLHLPRWMQVELAQLVQRASEERRGEIDSATIHGLFMQHFVVDQAPVTLEGYRLDRRDGRDVIAAHVAEQGAAHQLHGAGEGALAAFVDAWMRHGGQRLNVVDYSEHALASGTDAEAVAYVQLSIDGRRARPRHGERVAQGGALGAESRPGIANRNIRGG, encoded by the coding sequence GTGAAAACCTTCGACCACACCAAATACCGCCCTGCCGCAGCAGTGCCGATTCGCCAACGCCAGTGGCCGAACAACACCATCACGCGCGCGCCGCGCTGGGTCAGCGTGGACCTGCGCGACGGCAACCAGGCGCTGCTCGAACCCATGGACGTGGCGCGCAAGCGGCGCATGTGGGCCTTGCTGGTGAAGCTCGGCTTCAAGGAAATCGAGGTGGGTTTCCCAGCCGCGAGCCAGCCCGATTACGACTTCATCCGCTGGCTGATCGAGGAACAGCAGATCCCCGCCGACGTCACGGTTCAGGTGCTGACGCAGGCGCGCGAGGAGCTGATCGTGCGCTCGTTCGAGGCCTTGCGCGGGGCGAAGCGGGCGGTGATGCACGTCTACAACTCCACCTCCACGGTGCAGCGCGAGCGGGTGTTCGGCAAGGACCGCGCCGGCATCACGGCCATCGCGCGCAACGGCGCGGCGTGGGTAAAGCGCGAGGCGGAAAAATACCCCGCAACCGAGTGGGTGTTCGAATACACCCCGGAAAGCTTCACCAGCACCGAGCCCGAGTACGCGGTGGAAATCTGCGAGGCGGTGCTCGACGTGTGGCAGCCGACGCCGCAGCACCCCTGCATACTCAACCTGCCGACCACGGTCGAGTCGGCCACGCCCAACGTGTTCGCCGACCAGGTGGAGTATTTCGCCACGCACATCAGCCGGCGCGACAGCATCGTCCTCTCGGTGCACACCCACAACGACCGCGGCTGCGCCGTGGCGGCGGCGGAACTGGCCGTACTGGCCGGCGCCGACCGGGTCGAGGGCACCCTGCTCGGCAACGGCGAGCGCACCGGCAACATGGACATCGTCACCATGGCGATGAACCTCTACAGCCAGGGCGTGGACCCGGAGCTCGACCTCTCCAGCCCGGACGAAATCCTCCAGGTCTACAGCGAGTGCACCGGTTTCTCAGTCCATCCGCGCCATCCGTGGATCGGCGAACTGGTTTACACCGCCTTCTCCGGCAGCCACCAGGACGCGATCCGCAAGTGCCTGCACCAGCAGCGGGCGGACGAGCCGTGGCAGGTCGCCTACCTGCCCATCGACCCGCGCGATCTGGGGCGCGACTACCAGGCCGTCGTGCGCGTCAACAGCCAGTCGGGGAAGGGCGGCGTGGCTTTCGTCATGGAGCGCGATTACGGCCTGCACCTGCCGCGCTGGATGCAGGTGGAGCTGGCCCAGCTGGTGCAGCGCGCCAGCGAGGAACGGCGCGGCGAGATCGACAGCGCCACCATTCACGGGCTGTTCATGCAACATTTCGTCGTCGACCAGGCACCCGTGACGCTGGAAGGCTACCGGCTGGACCGTCGTGACGGCCGCGACGTCATCGCCGCGCATGTCGCCGAACAGGGCGCCGCACACCAGTTGCACGGCGCGGGCGAAGGCGCGCTTGCCGCCTTCGTCGACGCCTGGATGCGCCATGGTGGACAGCGCCTGAACGTGGTGGATTACAGCGAACACGCGCTCGCTTCGGGCACCGATGCCGAGGCGGTCGCCTACGTGCAGCTCAGCATCGACGGCCGGCGCGCTCGACCACGACACGGTGAGCGCGTCGCTCAAGGCGGTGCTCTCGGCGCTGAATCGCGACCGGGAATCGCAAACAGAAATATTCGTGGAGGATGA
- a CDS encoding YjfB family protein: MNVNMNTSTALTSVAGQSTGDAANIAVLKKAMEIEAQNALQLVNSISTPEKTSANLPPNLGQNVNTTA, encoded by the coding sequence ATGAACGTCAACATGAACACAAGTACCGCCCTGACATCGGTTGCCGGTCAGAGCACGGGCGATGCAGCCAATATCGCGGTGCTGAAGAAGGCCATGGAAATCGAGGCGCAGAACGCCCTGCAGTTGGTAAACAGCATTTCCACTCCGGAAAAGACTTCCGCCAATTTGCCGCCCAACCTCGGGCAAAACGTCAATACTACCGCTTAA
- a CDS encoding rubredoxin produces MKKYQCVVCGWIYDEVAGAPDEGIAPGTRWDDVPDSWACPDCGVSKSDFEMVAI; encoded by the coding sequence ATGAAAAAGTACCAATGCGTAGTATGCGGATGGATTTACGACGAAGTGGCCGGTGCGCCGGACGAAGGCATCGCCCCCGGCACGCGCTGGGACGACGTGCCCGACAGCTGGGCCTGCCCGGACTGTGGCGTGAGCAAGTCCGACTTCGAAATGGTGGCAATCTGA
- a CDS encoding Lrp/AsnC family transcriptional regulator, whose translation MELDRYDRRILEVLQEEGRISNQDLAERIGLSASPCLRRVKALEENGLIAGYRALLDAKKLGFTLTVLIQISMDRHTPERFANFEARVGELDEVMECLLITGQDADYLLKAVVRDMDAYQELLLNKITRIEGVSGVHSSFVMRRVVDKTALPVGRA comes from the coding sequence ATGGAGCTAGACCGTTACGACCGGCGCATTCTCGAAGTGCTGCAGGAGGAAGGGCGCATCAGTAACCAGGATCTGGCCGAGCGCATCGGCCTGTCGGCTTCGCCTTGCCTGCGCCGGGTGAAAGCGCTGGAGGAGAACGGTCTGATCGCCGGCTACCGGGCCTTGCTGGATGCGAAAAAGCTCGGCTTCACGCTCACCGTGCTGATCCAGATTTCGATGGACCGCCACACCCCGGAGCGATTCGCCAATTTCGAGGCGCGCGTGGGCGAACTGGATGAAGTGATGGAGTGCCTGCTGATTACCGGCCAGGACGCCGATTACCTGCTCAAGGCCGTGGTGCGCGACATGGACGCTTACCAGGAACTGCTGCTCAACAAGATTACGCGCATCGAGGGGGTCAGCGGCGTGCATTCGAGTTTCGTGATGCGCCGCGTGGTGGACAAGACCGCCCTGCCGGTGGGCAGGGCGTAA
- a CDS encoding rubrerythrin family protein: MKESVTIKNIEAAFAGESMAHIKYMYFARMCRAQGDEATAKVFEETAAQEVQHAFGHLDLLFPRETMNPARCLEMAIAGETHEYTEMYPSFRHAAVEEKNHAAVAEIDAQIAESREHAENFIATLEKAAKRFAALAKVEEKHANHYRETLAGIRA; the protein is encoded by the coding sequence ATGAAAGAATCCGTCACCATCAAGAACATCGAAGCCGCTTTCGCCGGCGAATCCATGGCCCATATCAAGTACATGTACTTCGCCAGGATGTGCCGCGCCCAGGGCGACGAGGCCACCGCCAAGGTGTTCGAGGAAACCGCGGCGCAGGAAGTGCAGCACGCCTTCGGCCACCTCGACCTGCTGTTCCCACGCGAAACCATGAACCCGGCGCGCTGTCTGGAAATGGCGATAGCCGGTGAGACCCACGAGTACACCGAGATGTACCCGTCGTTCCGCCACGCCGCGGTGGAAGAGAAAAATCATGCGGCGGTCGCGGAAATCGACGCGCAGATCGCGGAATCCCGTGAGCATGCGGAAAACTTCATCGCCACGCTGGAAAAAGCCGCCAAGCGCTTCGCCGCGCTGGCCAAGGTGGAAGAGAAGCACGCCAATCATTACCGCGAGACCCTGGCCGGCATCAGGGCCTGA
- a CDS encoding DedA family protein: MDFFSTFLDLVLHLDRHLIELISLHGAWVYVILFLVIFCETGLVVTPFLPGDSLLFVSGAIAATGAMEPQWLLVLLVSASFLGDNTNYWIGRLAGPRIFRSKSSRFLNRNYLDKTHRFYEKHGGKAILLARFFPIIRTFAPFVAGMGSMDYRRFLAFSFAGGVCWVGFFVLGGYFFGNIPVVKENLTLVMLGIIVVSLLPGAIGYLRHRFQS, encoded by the coding sequence ATGGACTTCTTCTCAACTTTTCTCGACCTGGTCCTCCACCTCGACCGTCACCTGATAGAGCTCATCTCGCTGCACGGCGCATGGGTCTACGTCATTCTGTTCCTGGTGATCTTTTGCGAAACCGGGCTGGTGGTAACGCCTTTCCTGCCGGGAGATTCCCTGCTTTTCGTGTCCGGGGCGATTGCCGCCACCGGCGCGATGGAACCGCAATGGCTGCTGGTGCTGCTGGTATCCGCATCGTTCCTGGGCGACAACACCAACTACTGGATCGGGCGCCTGGCCGGACCGCGGATTTTCAGGAGTAAATCCTCGCGCTTCCTCAACCGCAACTATCTCGACAAGACCCACCGCTTCTACGAAAAACACGGCGGCAAGGCCATCCTGCTGGCACGCTTTTTCCCCATCATCCGCACCTTCGCGCCCTTCGTCGCCGGCATGGGCAGCATGGATTACCGCCGCTTCCTCGCCTTCAGCTTCGCCGGCGGCGTCTGCTGGGTCGGCTTCTTCGTGCTGGGCGGCTATTTCTTCGGCAACATTCCGGTGGTGAAGGAGAACCTCACCCTGGTAATGCTCGGCATCATCGTCGTCTCCCTGCTGCCCGGCGCAATCGGCTACCTGCGCCACCGCTTCCAGTCCTGA
- a CDS encoding hydrogen peroxide-inducible genes activator, producing the protein MTLTELRYIVSLARTRHFGRAAEACFVSQPTLSVAIRKLEEELGVALFERGASEISVTPVGERIVEQAQRVLEESATIKSIAQQGRDQLVGPLRLGAIYTIAPYLLPSLIPALHQLAPQMPLHLEENFTARLAERLKQGELDVIVIALPFAEPGVVTQALYDEPFMVAMPKTHAWCKKKLIPGAQLAEENLLLLGSGHCFRDQVLQACPALNRSSAAPGSMQRTFEGSSLETIRHMVASGAGITVLPCSAIGPAQHESKLLAFRPFATPVPGRRVALAWRKSFPRPQALEAVRQAALAALLPCVAMLDLPAESY; encoded by the coding sequence ATGACCCTGACCGAACTGCGCTACATCGTCTCCCTCGCCCGCACCCGTCACTTCGGCCGCGCGGCGGAAGCCTGCTTCGTCAGCCAGCCCACCCTGAGCGTGGCGATCCGCAAGCTGGAGGAAGAGCTCGGCGTCGCACTGTTCGAGCGCGGCGCCAGCGAGATCAGCGTCACGCCGGTCGGCGAACGCATCGTGGAACAGGCGCAGCGCGTACTGGAAGAAAGCGCGACGATCAAGTCCATCGCCCAGCAAGGGCGCGACCAGCTGGTCGGCCCGCTGCGCCTCGGCGCCATTTACACCATCGCCCCATATTTGCTGCCCTCCCTGATTCCCGCCCTGCATCAGCTCGCCCCGCAAATGCCGCTGCACCTCGAAGAGAATTTCACCGCGCGCCTCGCCGAACGCCTGAAACAGGGAGAACTGGACGTCATCGTCATCGCCCTGCCCTTCGCCGAACCGGGCGTGGTGACGCAGGCGCTATACGACGAGCCGTTCATGGTGGCAATGCCGAAAACCCACGCATGGTGCAAGAAGAAACTTATACCCGGCGCACAACTGGCGGAAGAAAACCTGCTGCTGCTCGGCTCGGGCCACTGCTTCCGCGACCAGGTGCTGCAGGCCTGCCCCGCCCTCAACCGTTCCAGCGCCGCGCCCGGCAGCATGCAGCGGACCTTCGAAGGCAGTTCGCTGGAAACGATCCGCCACATGGTGGCGAGCGGCGCGGGCATCACCGTGCTGCCGTGCAGCGCCATCGGCCCGGCACAGCACGAAAGCAAGCTGCTGGCCTTCCGTCCCTTCGCCACGCCCGTTCCCGGTCGGCGCGTCGCCCTGGCGTGGCGCAAAAGCTTTCCCCGCCCGCAGGCGCTGGAAGCCGTACGCCAGGCCGCGCTGGCGGCGCTGCTGCCGTGCGTCGCCATGCTGGATCTGCCGGCTGAGAGCTATTAG
- a CDS encoding FAD-dependent oxidoreductase: MNPLIIIGTGLAGYTLAREWRKLDTTTPLHLLTADDGSFYSKPMLSNALNGKKTAQQLATKSAMQMAQELNAEITPHASISAIDAAQRSITVNGRSMAYSSLVLALGADPIRLPLQGDGADAVMSVNDLGDYARFRAALEGKQHVAILGAGLIGCEFANDLLAAGYRVDIVDPGDRPLSTLLPAEASAQLQNALGELGVSWHFGTKAEKVERTENGLRLTLSDGSALDADVVLSAIGLRARTALAASAALDIKRGIVVDDQLKCSADGVYALGDCAEAQGKVLPFVMPLMQQARTLAKVLSGTAAELAYPVMPVVVKTPACPLVVCPPAPGTSGSWQVERTEQGVRGRFVGDAGNLCGFALTGTHTAEKNALAQQIGV, encoded by the coding sequence ATGAATCCCCTGATCATCATCGGCACCGGCCTGGCGGGTTATACCCTGGCACGGGAATGGCGCAAGCTCGACACGACGACGCCGCTGCATCTGCTGACGGCGGACGACGGCAGCTTCTATTCCAAGCCCATGCTCTCCAATGCCCTGAACGGCAAAAAGACGGCGCAGCAGCTGGCCACCAAGAGCGCCATGCAAATGGCGCAAGAACTCAACGCCGAGATCACACCCCACGCCAGCATCAGCGCCATCGATGCGGCGCAGCGCAGCATCACCGTCAACGGCCGGAGCATGGCCTATTCCAGCCTGGTGCTGGCGCTGGGAGCCGACCCCATCCGCCTGCCCTTGCAGGGCGACGGTGCGGACGCGGTCATGTCGGTGAACGATCTGGGCGATTACGCGCGCTTCCGCGCGGCGCTGGAGGGCAAGCAGCACGTCGCCATCCTGGGTGCCGGGCTGATCGGCTGCGAGTTCGCCAACGACCTGCTCGCCGCCGGTTACCGCGTGGACATCGTCGACCCCGGCGACCGGCCCCTGAGCACGTTATTGCCGGCCGAAGCCAGCGCACAGCTGCAAAATGCGCTCGGCGAGTTGGGGGTGAGCTGGCACTTCGGCACCAAGGCCGAAAAAGTCGAGCGCACGGAAAACGGCTTGCGCCTCACGCTGTCCGACGGCTCGGCCCTCGACGCGGACGTCGTGCTTTCGGCCATCGGTCTGCGCGCCCGCACCGCCCTCGCCGCGTCGGCCGCCCTCGACATCAAGCGCGGCATCGTCGTGGACGACCAGCTCAAGTGCAGCGCGGACGGCGTCTACGCCCTCGGCGACTGTGCCGAGGCGCAAGGCAAGGTCCTGCCTTTCGTCATGCCGCTGATGCAGCAAGCGCGCACCCTGGCCAAGGTGCTCTCGGGCACGGCCGCGGAACTGGCTTATCCGGTCATGCCGGTGGTGGTAAAAACGCCGGCCTGCCCGCTGGTGGTCTGCCCGCCCGCGCCGGGCACCAGCGGCTCATGGCAGGTGGAGCGGACGGAACAGGGCGTGCGCGGACGGTTCGTGGGCGACGCCGGAAATCTGTGCGGCTTCGCGCTGACCGGCACGCATACGGCGGAAAAGAACGCCCTGGCGCAGCAGATCGGCGTTTGA
- a CDS encoding DUF2339 domain-containing protein, producing MYGLYVILGLVFLAAPLLGIIAYLRVNQLEKTLQRLRSADPLASRVAALEAEVGQLKRRLSESPDIAPLPAAIDEQPLAVPSPAPATASHAPRHRVAAEPRPKLDLEALIAGRWLNRIGIIALLLAGAFFLKFAFDNDWIGPAGRVAIGLLAGSALIVFSQTILQRGYSYFSEGIAGLGAGVLYLSLYAAHQYYQLIPSWAAFGGMAIVTAALMALALGRDSVRIALLALAGGFLTPALLSSGVDAQIQLFSYIAVLNFGLLALTRQRDWDVLPPLALLATILYYIGWHQQFYHDATHLLPTLAFLSLFFAQFSAQSLLQARRSGPLNALQILLLVLTAGFYLVALGELLYDLHRAQLTLALLLISAAYLGMMRLTPPSTARLLFAATALTAATLAIPVQLEGEWIAIAWAVEGAALAGSGFRTDHAGLRGGGLILFVLAALNLVFDLPDGGAFLLNARFATFAVLVACLGLSAAWAFRSRETLSANERFAFGVAGVAANVFALWGLSLELWDAFDTGQRHGLAQMLSLSLLWAAYATALILVGVRRDIAALRWQALALFGLLVGKVFLYDLSLLDRAYRIVSFFALGMALLVVSFFYQRRQSADKSENES from the coding sequence ATGTACGGCCTCTACGTAATCCTCGGACTAGTGTTCCTGGCCGCCCCGCTGTTGGGAATCATCGCCTACCTGCGCGTCAACCAGCTGGAAAAAACGCTCCAGCGGCTGCGTTCCGCCGACCCACTGGCGAGCCGTGTGGCGGCGCTGGAGGCGGAAGTAGGGCAACTGAAGCGGCGCTTGAGCGAATCGCCGGACATCGCTCCCCTTCCTGCAGCAATAGACGAGCAGCCCCTGGCAGTCCCATCACCGGCGCCCGCGACCGCGAGCCATGCACCGCGCCATAGGGTCGCAGCAGAACCGCGCCCCAAGCTCGATCTTGAGGCCCTGATCGCTGGCCGCTGGCTCAACCGCATCGGCATCATCGCGCTGCTGCTGGCCGGCGCATTTTTTCTCAAATTCGCCTTCGACAACGACTGGATCGGCCCCGCCGGGCGCGTCGCCATCGGCCTGCTGGCCGGCAGCGCGCTGATCGTGTTCAGCCAGACCATCCTGCAACGCGGCTACAGCTACTTTTCCGAGGGCATCGCCGGGCTCGGCGCCGGCGTGCTTTACCTCTCTCTTTATGCCGCCCATCAGTATTACCAGCTCATTCCTTCCTGGGCAGCGTTCGGCGGCATGGCCATCGTCACCGCCGCGCTGATGGCGCTGGCGCTGGGCCGCGATTCGGTGCGCATCGCCCTGCTGGCGCTGGCCGGCGGCTTTCTCACGCCGGCGCTGCTGAGCAGCGGCGTGGACGCGCAAATCCAGCTGTTCAGCTACATTGCCGTGCTGAATTTCGGCCTGCTGGCCCTGACGCGCCAGCGCGACTGGGACGTGCTGCCGCCGCTGGCGCTGCTCGCCACCATCCTCTATTACATCGGATGGCACCAGCAGTTCTATCACGACGCCACCCATCTGCTGCCGACGCTCGCGTTCCTTTCTCTGTTTTTCGCCCAGTTCTCCGCCCAGTCCCTGCTCCAGGCGCGGCGCAGCGGACCGCTCAACGCACTGCAAATCCTGCTGCTCGTGCTGACCGCCGGCTTTTACCTGGTCGCCCTGGGCGAGCTGCTCTACGATCTCCACCGCGCGCAACTGACGCTCGCGCTGCTGCTGATTTCCGCCGCCTACCTCGGCATGATGCGCCTGACGCCGCCCAGCACTGCGCGCCTGCTGTTCGCCGCGACGGCCCTGACCGCCGCCACCCTGGCCATTCCGGTGCAACTGGAAGGCGAGTGGATCGCCATCGCCTGGGCCGTCGAGGGCGCGGCGCTGGCCGGCAGCGGGTTCCGGACCGATCACGCCGGCCTGCGCGGCGGCGGGCTGATCCTGTTCGTGCTCGCCGCCCTGAACCTGGTTTTCGACCTGCCGGACGGCGGCGCATTCCTGCTCAATGCCCGCTTCGCCACCTTCGCCGTGCTGGTCGCCTGCCTGGGCCTGTCTGCCGCATGGGCATTCAGGAGCCGTGAAACGCTCTCCGCCAACGAGCGTTTCGCCTTCGGCGTGGCGGGCGTGGCGGCCAACGTATTCGCGCTGTGGGGTCTATCGCTGGAACTGTGGGATGCGTTCGATACCGGCCAGCGCCACGGCTTGGCGCAAATGCTTTCCCTGTCCTTGCTGTGGGCGGCATACGCCACGGCCCTGATCCTGGTCGGCGTGCGACGCGACATCGCTGCGCTGCGCTGGCAGGCGCTGGCGCTGTTCGGGCTGCTGGTGGGCAAGGTGTTCCTCTACGACCTCTCCCTGCTGGACCGGGCCTACCGCATCGTCTCGTTTTTTGCCCTGGGCATGGCATTGCTGGTGGTGTCGTTCTTCTACCAGCGCCGCCAATCCGCAGACAAGTCGGAGAACGAGTCATGA